A single region of the Rhodopirellula bahusiensis genome encodes:
- a CDS encoding PQQ-binding-like beta-propeller repeat protein, with the protein MKTYIITITSLLLSLSQSLTFGDSPDGNWHQWRGPEATGVSRTADPPVQWSEDKNVKWKVDIDGKGTSTPIVWNDKVFLLSAIDTGVKDTSIPDPKDQPKTNFFNIKRPNTQHAFVVLCLDRESGKELWRRTAITKIPHDGAHNDNDFASASPTTDGKLLYSWFGSAGLYCYDLDGNKRWERDLGEAKVGSSLGEGCSPVLHDGKLVIVRDHAGQSSIEVLDAKTGDTLWQRERDEDNAWATPRVIRHSGKTQVITAASGAVRSYDLDSGEIIWQCSGLTGNVTPCPVIEGDYVICMSGYEGYAAMAIPLTETGDITGSEKILWKRDRGTPYIPSPLLYDGLLYYNQSNQSILTCVNAKSGERVFGPERIGQLSNIYASPVGAAGRVYITGRDGETLVLERSTEYTELATNHLDDRFDASPALAGNQLFLRGAKYLYCLEANQE; encoded by the coding sequence ATGAAAACATATATCATCACAATCACATCGTTACTTCTATCACTCTCGCAGTCTCTCACTTTCGGTGATTCACCCGATGGAAACTGGCACCAGTGGCGAGGTCCCGAAGCAACGGGTGTATCTCGAACGGCCGATCCACCGGTCCAGTGGAGCGAAGACAAGAATGTCAAATGGAAAGTCGATATCGATGGTAAAGGCACTTCGACTCCGATCGTTTGGAACGACAAGGTCTTCCTTTTGTCGGCGATTGACACGGGTGTAAAAGACACCTCGATTCCCGATCCAAAGGACCAACCCAAGACCAACTTCTTCAACATCAAACGACCCAATACGCAGCACGCGTTCGTGGTGCTGTGCCTTGATCGTGAAAGCGGAAAGGAACTGTGGCGGCGGACGGCGATCACGAAGATCCCCCACGATGGCGCTCATAACGACAACGATTTTGCATCGGCATCGCCTACGACGGACGGCAAGCTCTTGTATTCCTGGTTCGGATCGGCCGGGCTTTATTGCTACGACCTCGACGGCAACAAACGTTGGGAGCGAGATCTCGGCGAAGCCAAGGTCGGTTCCAGCCTTGGCGAGGGTTGTTCTCCGGTGCTGCACGACGGCAAGCTGGTGATCGTTCGTGATCACGCAGGACAAAGCTCAATCGAAGTGCTGGATGCCAAGACCGGAGACACGCTGTGGCAACGCGAGCGAGATGAAGACAACGCCTGGGCAACACCCAGGGTAATCCGGCATAGCGGGAAAACCCAAGTCATCACCGCGGCCTCGGGCGCTGTCCGCAGTTATGACCTCGATTCAGGCGAGATCATCTGGCAGTGCAGTGGGCTGACCGGCAATGTCACTCCGTGTCCAGTCATCGAGGGCGACTACGTGATTTGCATGAGCGGTTACGAAGGATACGCCGCGATGGCGATTCCGTTGACCGAAACGGGAGACATCACCGGAAGCGAAAAGATCCTTTGGAAGCGAGACCGCGGCACGCCCTACATCCCATCGCCGCTGCTGTACGATGGCCTGCTCTACTACAACCAATCCAACCAATCGATCCTCACCTGCGTCAACGCCAAATCGGGCGAGAGGGTTTTCGGCCCCGAGCGGATCGGTCAGTTGTCCAACATTTACGCGTCACCCGTGGGAGCCGCAGGCCGCGTCTACATCACCGGTCGCGACGGAGAAACACTCGTCCTCGAACGTTCCACCGAGTACACCGAACTCGCCACCAATCACCTTGACGACCGCTTCGATGCCTCGCCAGCGCTCGCCGGCAATCAGCTCTTTCTTCGCGGCGCGAAATACCTCTATTGCCTTGAAGCAAACCAAGAATAG
- a CDS encoding efflux RND transporter periplasmic adaptor subunit — MLRWTLPILALVAIGGCGFWFAQADRETPQTANPTDKTTSRLSVKLAPALRSPIQAWVFAEGTARAVQREYLTFEATGRVTFVGPEKPGVPVKQGEVLATLDKRTFTAEVDAALATIEDAKTQVEAALADAEQAKTSSSLQQRQYERAQQLYKQNASSKQELEEAKAAMENAQSAVQAAASRAKALTSNIAVAEAKLKQAKIELENSEIKSPIDGFVAYVNVEEGFYFTQNLVKTSSEAEALTTIPFVIIDPSQFEIIVDVPSFDAQRIEVGQKVIVLPGGTADQTILNTLEGGSITSPAPDAAWQATAEVYSVNPAINPGGRSVQVKIRTTGEVEKLRDGMFVTCWIATEESNEAIVAPLDSFLYEENRPYVFVYQPEDQTVQRRSVGFGIRGLSRYEIASGVDAGDQLVTDGRYKLVDGTPVQAIE, encoded by the coding sequence ATGCTTCGCTGGACCCTCCCGATTCTCGCCCTTGTCGCGATCGGTGGTTGCGGCTTTTGGTTTGCACAAGCCGACCGAGAGACGCCACAAACCGCCAATCCGACCGACAAAACCACGTCGCGTCTGTCGGTCAAACTCGCGCCGGCGTTGCGAAGTCCCATTCAAGCGTGGGTGTTCGCCGAGGGAACCGCTCGCGCTGTTCAGCGTGAATACTTGACCTTCGAGGCGACCGGCCGCGTGACATTTGTTGGCCCAGAAAAACCGGGTGTGCCGGTCAAGCAAGGCGAGGTGCTGGCGACGCTCGATAAGCGCACCTTCACCGCAGAGGTCGATGCCGCTTTGGCGACCATCGAAGATGCGAAGACACAAGTCGAAGCGGCTCTCGCGGACGCCGAACAAGCCAAAACATCTTCATCGCTGCAGCAACGTCAATACGAGCGAGCACAACAGCTATACAAACAGAATGCATCCTCCAAACAGGAACTTGAGGAAGCGAAGGCGGCGATGGAGAACGCTCAGTCGGCCGTGCAAGCCGCCGCTTCGCGTGCAAAAGCGTTGACGTCGAATATTGCCGTCGCCGAGGCCAAACTCAAACAGGCGAAGATCGAGCTAGAAAACTCGGAGATTAAATCGCCCATCGACGGTTTCGTCGCCTACGTGAATGTTGAAGAAGGCTTCTACTTCACGCAGAACCTCGTCAAGACGTCCAGCGAAGCCGAAGCTCTGACCACGATCCCATTCGTCATCATCGACCCCTCGCAGTTTGAAATCATTGTCGACGTGCCGTCTTTCGATGCGCAGCGAATCGAGGTCGGCCAGAAGGTCATCGTATTGCCAGGCGGAACGGCCGACCAAACGATCCTTAACACTTTGGAGGGTGGATCAATCACTTCGCCCGCCCCGGACGCGGCGTGGCAAGCGACGGCTGAGGTGTACTCAGTCAATCCCGCCATCAACCCCGGTGGTCGTAGTGTTCAGGTGAAAATTCGCACGACGGGCGAGGTCGAGAAACTTCGCGACGGCATGTTTGTGACGTGCTGGATTGCAACGGAAGAGTCCAATGAGGCGATCGTCGCGCCGCTCGATTCGTTTCTGTACGAAGAGAACCGCCCTTACGTTTTTGTCTATCAACCCGAAGACCAAACGGTCCAGCGCCGCAGTGTGGGGTTCGGCATTCGTGGTCTATCGCGTTACGAGATCGCCAGTGGCGTCGATGCGGGCGATCAACTGGTGACCGACGGCCGCTACAAGTTGGTTGACGGAACTCCAGTGCAGGCGATTGAGTAA
- a CDS encoding DUF1800 domain-containing protein, which yields MSENQMSQMRSIDPAWAWKPFEPTSDQPWDRSAVSHLYRRAGFGMELSVIGEAVKREPAEVVGKLVSANRESTEFRSTADALAEATLAGGDPEKLSAAWVYRLLYTPNQLLEKTAILWHGHFATGAEKVKDARMMWNQNQLLRDHALGDFGSLVKKISQDPAMLVYLDWAVNRKAHPNENFARELMELFCLGEGNYSETDVLELARCFTGWEIKNKRFRKNRYQHDPGEKTVLGQNGDFDGEDGVRIVLDQPAMPLFVTRKLYRFFISDEPEPTDAFLQPLADLFRERDLQIAPVVERILGSNQFYSQHAIARKIKSPVELVMGMLRSLGATTNTQLVARGLLSIGQGLFFPPNVKGWDGGRAWINSSTLLGRSNLIADILDSDATRFDGKTLAEYLGEHDVQTTDEAMMYFEQCLLAAPLDEQAKDQLRHSTVSQPGDQDQQMRTLLHVMMSLPISQLG from the coding sequence ATGAGTGAGAATCAGATGAGCCAAATGCGATCCATCGACCCGGCTTGGGCATGGAAGCCCTTTGAGCCCACCTCAGATCAACCGTGGGATCGTTCGGCGGTATCGCATCTGTATCGTCGCGCCGGATTCGGGATGGAGTTGTCGGTCATCGGCGAAGCAGTCAAACGAGAACCAGCCGAGGTGGTTGGCAAGCTTGTTTCAGCTAACCGGGAATCAACCGAATTTCGCTCGACCGCCGATGCACTGGCAGAAGCGACGCTGGCTGGCGGTGATCCGGAAAAGTTGTCCGCCGCTTGGGTCTATCGCTTGCTATACACGCCCAACCAATTGTTGGAAAAGACAGCGATATTGTGGCATGGGCACTTCGCAACCGGAGCGGAGAAGGTGAAGGACGCACGGATGATGTGGAACCAAAACCAGTTGCTTCGCGATCACGCACTGGGCGACTTTGGCAGCTTGGTAAAGAAGATTTCGCAGGACCCTGCGATGCTGGTTTATCTTGATTGGGCGGTCAATCGCAAAGCCCATCCCAATGAAAACTTCGCTCGCGAATTGATGGAGCTATTTTGTTTGGGAGAAGGCAACTACAGCGAGACGGATGTCCTTGAGCTTGCCCGTTGCTTCACCGGTTGGGAAATCAAGAACAAGCGATTTCGCAAGAATCGCTATCAGCACGATCCCGGCGAAAAGACAGTGCTCGGGCAGAACGGGGATTTTGACGGAGAAGATGGTGTGCGAATCGTGCTCGACCAGCCCGCAATGCCTCTGTTTGTCACCCGCAAGCTGTACCGTTTCTTTATCAGTGATGAGCCCGAACCGACCGATGCGTTTCTGCAACCGCTTGCCGACCTGTTTCGCGAGCGTGATCTGCAAATCGCTCCGGTTGTCGAGCGAATACTGGGGAGCAATCAATTCTATTCCCAGCACGCCATAGCTCGCAAAATCAAATCACCAGTGGAGTTGGTGATGGGAATGCTGCGAAGTCTCGGTGCTACGACCAACACGCAGCTTGTCGCCAGAGGCCTACTGAGTATCGGACAGGGCCTGTTTTTTCCGCCCAATGTCAAAGGCTGGGACGGCGGGCGGGCTTGGATCAATTCATCCACGCTTTTAGGCCGCTCTAATTTGATCGCCGATATTTTGGATAGCGATGCGACCCGGTTCGACGGCAAAACCCTGGCCGAGTACTTGGGTGAGCATGACGTTCAAACGACGGACGAAGCCATGATGTACTTCGAGCAATGTTTGCTCGCTGCCCCGTTGGACGAACAAGCCAAAGACCAACTTCGCCATTCGACGGTTTCTCAGCCGGGCGATCAAGACCAACAAATGCGAACGCTATTGCATGTGATGATGTCCCTCCCCATCAGCCAACTCGGTTAG
- a CDS encoding TetR/AcrR family transcriptional regulator, with translation MNTQEREFAEKPLAAKLQKKRQDILANSLRVFAKEGFGGTDVQVIADLAGVGKGTVYRHFGNKEQLFLATAKHCLDVLGEFVVKQLGGMEASEALPAEVGAIETLRRVASAIALYYQRTPQAVEIMIQERAEFRETVFPSHLMYRAENRAGIDELLKAAIASGEIRKVDPRKATNAYSDLIYGSVISGVLEGGKSKLVARVDAAMGIFLDGLKK, from the coding sequence ATGAACACTCAAGAACGTGAATTCGCAGAGAAACCGCTGGCTGCAAAATTGCAAAAGAAGCGTCAGGACATCTTGGCCAATTCGTTGCGTGTGTTCGCGAAAGAAGGTTTTGGCGGGACTGACGTGCAAGTGATTGCGGACTTGGCTGGCGTCGGCAAAGGCACCGTTTACCGACATTTCGGCAACAAAGAACAACTGTTCCTTGCTACCGCGAAACACTGCCTCGATGTGCTCGGCGAATTTGTTGTGAAACAACTCGGCGGCATGGAAGCGTCCGAAGCGTTGCCCGCCGAAGTCGGTGCGATTGAAACACTACGTCGTGTGGCGTCGGCCATTGCCCTGTATTACCAGCGCACACCGCAAGCGGTTGAAATCATGATTCAAGAGCGTGCCGAGTTTCGCGAAACGGTGTTTCCCAGTCACTTGATGTACCGAGCCGAAAACCGCGCTGGCATCGACGAGTTGTTGAAAGCGGCCATCGCGTCGGGCGAAATTCGGAAGGTCGATCCGAGGAAAGCCACCAACGCCTATTCCGACTTGATCTACGGCAGTGTCATCAGCGGCGTTCTCGAAGGCGGCAAATCAAAACTGGTCGCTCGTGTGGATGCGGCAATGGGCATCTTCCTCGATGGTTTAAAAAAGTAA
- a CDS encoding DUF1501 domain-containing protein: MNIHLNRRRFLRDSIGASAAIGVGTTLPECFAEAASTSIQSDERILVVVQMSGGNDGLNTIVPYADDDYRSARPKLAIPTSEVIRCDDHDGFHPAMTGLKELLQDGKFAAVRNVGYENPNRSHFESMDIWHTCRRKDEPRSDGWLGRFLDQQPAIAGGDVPALHLGREQQPTAVASTSVRVPTVKELAEFQLRGNNKDRLRELLETRPPATSLGDNPLLSFLESSTTSAIAASGRVTEAASSYQSDVIYPETDLGNKLRVVAQLIDAGLSTRIYYVQHDGFDTHAQQAATHDILLRQWSDAVTALVRDLDAHDHGGRVCVMTFSEFGRRVAENASEGTDHGAAGPMFLCGGAVKPGIHGKRPNLTDLQQGDLKHEHDFRQVYATVLRDWLGTDPATILGKDYESLRLFTS, encoded by the coding sequence ATGAACATCCATTTGAATCGACGACGCTTTTTGAGGGATTCCATCGGTGCATCCGCGGCGATTGGTGTTGGCACAACGCTGCCAGAGTGTTTCGCTGAGGCGGCTTCCACGTCCATCCAATCTGACGAACGAATTCTGGTCGTGGTACAGATGTCCGGTGGCAACGACGGTTTGAACACAATCGTGCCATACGCCGACGACGACTATCGTTCGGCACGGCCAAAGCTCGCGATCCCGACCAGCGAAGTGATTCGGTGTGATGACCACGACGGTTTTCACCCCGCAATGACGGGATTGAAAGAGTTGCTGCAGGACGGGAAGTTTGCCGCCGTCCGGAACGTCGGGTACGAGAATCCGAATCGTTCGCATTTCGAATCGATGGACATTTGGCACACCTGCCGTCGCAAAGACGAACCGCGGTCGGATGGTTGGCTTGGTCGATTCTTGGATCAGCAACCCGCGATCGCCGGCGGTGACGTCCCGGCGCTTCACCTGGGGCGTGAACAACAGCCGACCGCAGTCGCATCGACTAGTGTTCGCGTGCCAACGGTCAAGGAGTTGGCGGAGTTTCAGCTACGAGGTAACAACAAAGATCGTCTGCGAGAGTTGTTGGAGACCAGACCACCGGCCACGAGTTTAGGCGACAATCCCCTGCTCAGCTTCCTGGAATCCAGCACAACATCCGCGATCGCGGCCAGCGGACGAGTGACCGAGGCGGCATCGAGCTACCAAAGCGATGTGATTTACCCCGAGACCGATCTTGGCAACAAGCTTCGCGTCGTTGCGCAACTGATCGACGCGGGGTTGTCCACAAGGATTTACTACGTCCAGCACGACGGTTTTGACACGCACGCCCAGCAAGCTGCGACGCACGATATCCTGCTGAGACAATGGAGTGACGCGGTGACGGCGTTGGTTCGTGATCTGGACGCGCACGATCACGGCGGGCGGGTCTGCGTGATGACGTTCAGCGAATTCGGCCGCCGAGTCGCCGAGAACGCCAGCGAGGGAACCGACCATGGTGCCGCCGGCCCTATGTTTCTCTGCGGCGGTGCGGTGAAGCCAGGCATCCACGGAAAGAGACCAAATCTGACTGACCTACAGCAAGGCGACTTGAAACACGAACATGACTTTCGCCAAGTCTACGCCACAGTCTTGCGAGATTGGCTCGGCACCGACCCAGCGACAATCCTCGGCAAAGACTACGAATCGCTGCGTCTGTTTACTTCCTGA
- a CDS encoding efflux RND transporter permease subunit has translation MTTQQHIPTVHEATGLERFFILRPVVGLLLLVLFIVGGVFAYVSLVKESLPDLAIPQATISTFWPGADPQTIEQEVTDKIENELSSLKGLKKYSSASFDSYSLVAVEFVATADINDSMQRLRSKINDAEAELPRDAEKPTVNQISVDDRPMLTLVLYGDVDSAILSRTATDLEDRLEKVAGVNEVKIGGLRKEAIRIQLLPERLIALGISPTRVRDRIQSANRDMPWGEIESDQLGGALRMVGRFRDINELRKLPIDRLGQSGRVIRLSEIADVRRDLEREETRAFLSNEGEPFRRSIEISLTKVPAADALIAIENAKAAIEEAQSATDWPFGLGVRITTDQSEQIWESLLRVFNNGWQAMLCVFFVLLLMLSWREALIAGLSIPVAFMGALTLVWMFGYTLNEMVLIGMVLALGLLVDVFILMMEGMHEGVYVEKLSFSRSAMWTIRRFALPAFAGQMTTILALAPLIMISGTSGKFIRILPITTIACLICSFIVAIAIDVPLSRYLLKRKAKQDDQHSFVDRLSIRVSNWLASWSKRYTIRNHWTAATSTACGMGLFLVGGIAFSTLPSTMYSKRDGRNLGVTVELPAGTTLDKSQRAADLVGEILRDKPYLENVVKLVGSKSPMVQGSLGEALAPTTADYLVGFSCRFLPREERDLPAYEYVDGLRAEITRAVDKKFAGANVILQAETGEPSAGDPIQIEIVGDSMETLRELSKQVQNTLRETPGAVDVRDNLGNVQVDIQLEPKREALDFYNISHEELASQVRYAMGDQEIGKFVVGNNDDDLEIRMGLAWPSREGSLGGPTRLSELVSVRVFQQDGGTVPAMAVLEPNVGTSPISITRQDGSRSIIVSAKNQDRLPSEIIADVTPKLDSLADSWPSGFRYKFGGDAEESAEAFGSAGYAMIVALFLVFALLVMLFGSFAQPFIILLTIPLALTGTFVGFYLLKMPFSFTAVIGVVSLIGIVVNDAIVMVETMNDYLRRGYDVVDAAARGGADRLRPILSTSITTIIGLIPLALSDAMWEPLCFAIIFGLIASTVLSLAIIPAMYVLLTRPHRDVIAEL, from the coding sequence ATGACCACTCAACAACACATCCCGACCGTCCATGAAGCAACCGGCTTGGAGCGATTTTTCATCCTTCGTCCCGTCGTCGGCTTGCTTCTGTTGGTGTTGTTTATCGTCGGAGGTGTGTTTGCCTACGTGTCGCTTGTAAAGGAATCGCTGCCGGATCTTGCGATTCCGCAAGCGACGATCTCAACGTTTTGGCCGGGAGCGGATCCGCAAACAATCGAACAGGAAGTCACCGACAAAATTGAAAACGAATTGTCGAGTCTGAAAGGACTGAAAAAGTACAGCAGCGCGTCCTTCGATTCTTACTCGCTAGTCGCGGTCGAATTCGTCGCCACCGCTGACATCAACGATTCGATGCAGCGGTTGCGTTCCAAGATCAATGACGCTGAAGCCGAACTGCCACGCGACGCGGAGAAGCCGACTGTCAACCAGATCTCCGTCGACGACCGACCGATGCTGACGCTGGTCCTGTACGGCGATGTCGATTCGGCCATTTTGAGCCGAACCGCGACGGACCTGGAAGACCGACTCGAAAAAGTCGCCGGCGTCAATGAAGTCAAGATCGGTGGCCTTCGCAAGGAAGCGATCCGAATTCAATTGCTGCCCGAACGCTTGATCGCTCTGGGGATCTCGCCAACGCGAGTCCGCGACCGCATCCAATCCGCCAATCGAGACATGCCCTGGGGCGAAATCGAAAGTGATCAACTTGGCGGTGCATTGCGAATGGTCGGACGCTTTCGCGACATCAATGAACTCCGCAAGCTACCCATCGACCGACTCGGTCAGTCGGGGCGTGTGATCCGGCTGTCTGAGATTGCCGACGTTCGTCGCGACCTGGAACGTGAGGAGACGCGAGCCTTCCTAAGCAACGAAGGCGAACCGTTCCGCCGCAGCATCGAAATCTCGCTGACGAAAGTCCCTGCTGCTGACGCGTTGATTGCCATCGAAAACGCCAAGGCAGCAATCGAAGAAGCCCAATCCGCAACTGATTGGCCGTTCGGCCTTGGCGTCCGGATCACGACCGATCAATCCGAACAGATTTGGGAATCGCTGCTGCGAGTGTTCAATAACGGTTGGCAAGCGATGCTGTGCGTCTTCTTCGTGCTACTGCTGATGCTGTCGTGGCGAGAAGCGCTGATCGCCGGACTGTCCATTCCGGTCGCGTTCATGGGCGCACTGACGCTCGTTTGGATGTTCGGCTACACGCTCAACGAGATGGTCTTAATCGGCATGGTGCTGGCACTTGGCCTGCTCGTCGACGTGTTCATCCTAATGATGGAAGGCATGCATGAAGGTGTCTATGTCGAGAAACTCTCGTTCTCGCGTTCAGCGATGTGGACGATTCGCCGGTTCGCACTGCCAGCCTTCGCGGGCCAGATGACAACCATTCTGGCGCTCGCTCCGCTAATCATGATCTCAGGCACGTCGGGAAAATTCATTCGCATTCTGCCAATCACCACGATTGCGTGTTTGATTTGCAGTTTCATCGTGGCGATTGCGATTGATGTTCCGCTGTCGCGATACCTACTCAAACGAAAAGCCAAACAAGACGACCAGCACAGCTTCGTCGATCGCCTGTCAATTCGGGTATCAAATTGGCTCGCCAGTTGGAGCAAACGCTACACGATCCGCAATCACTGGACGGCAGCCACCAGCACCGCATGCGGCATGGGACTGTTCCTTGTTGGTGGTATCGCTTTCTCGACGCTTCCCTCCACGATGTACTCCAAACGCGACGGACGCAATCTCGGTGTGACGGTCGAATTGCCCGCTGGCACAACGCTCGATAAATCGCAACGTGCCGCCGATCTCGTTGGCGAAATCCTCCGCGACAAACCGTACCTCGAAAATGTCGTCAAACTCGTCGGCAGCAAAAGCCCGATGGTGCAGGGTTCACTCGGTGAGGCACTCGCACCGACTACAGCCGACTACCTCGTCGGATTCTCTTGCCGGTTCTTGCCGCGCGAAGAGCGTGACTTACCTGCCTACGAGTACGTCGACGGATTGCGTGCCGAGATCACCCGAGCGGTCGACAAGAAATTCGCTGGTGCCAACGTCATCCTGCAGGCTGAAACGGGCGAACCATCGGCGGGCGATCCCATTCAAATTGAAATCGTCGGCGATTCGATGGAAACACTTCGCGAGCTTTCCAAACAGGTTCAAAACACGCTGCGAGAAACTCCTGGTGCAGTCGATGTTCGTGACAATCTCGGCAACGTACAAGTCGACATTCAGCTCGAGCCCAAACGTGAAGCTCTCGATTTTTACAACATTTCCCACGAAGAACTCGCCTCCCAAGTCCGATACGCGATGGGTGATCAAGAGATTGGCAAGTTCGTCGTCGGCAACAATGACGACGATTTGGAAATCCGGATGGGACTGGCATGGCCAAGTCGCGAAGGATCGCTCGGTGGACCAACTCGATTGAGCGAACTCGTTTCGGTTCGCGTGTTCCAACAAGACGGCGGCACCGTGCCAGCGATGGCGGTACTGGAACCCAACGTCGGCACGAGTCCGATTTCAATCACGCGACAAGACGGATCGCGAAGCATCATCGTTTCGGCAAAGAACCAAGACCGCTTGCCGTCTGAAATCATCGCTGATGTCACACCTAAGCTCGATTCACTCGCCGATTCTTGGCCGAGCGGTTTTCGATACAAGTTCGGCGGCGACGCGGAGGAATCGGCCGAAGCGTTCGGCAGTGCGGGCTACGCAATGATCGTCGCGTTGTTTTTGGTCTTCGCTCTTCTGGTGATGTTGTTTGGCTCGTTCGCTCAACCATTCATCATCTTATTGACCATCCCACTGGCCCTCACTGGAACCTTTGTCGGATTCTATCTGTTAAAGATGCCTTTCTCGTTCACGGCCGTGATCGGAGTCGTGTCGTTGATCGGGATCGTCGTCAACGACGCGATCGTGATGGTGGAAACGATGAACGATTACCTGCGCCGCGGTTACGATGTTGTCGACGCGGCGGCCCGAGGTGGAGCCGATCGATTGCGACCGATTCTCAGCACAAGCATCACGACAATCATCGGTCTCATCCCACTCGCGTTGTCCGACGCGATGTGGGAACCGCTGTGCTTCGCGATCATCTTCGGCCTGATCGCCAGCACGGTTCTATCACTCGCCATCATTCCCGCCATGTACGTGCTGTTAACGCGACCGCATCGGGACGTTATCGCGGAACTGTAG
- a CDS encoding SpoIIAA family protein — translation MTNQALTQTTVAHVVTIELSGMLTVEDVRDFTRRINAALKQHDRIGIVVDVTQWSDMTADAITADVKAEFAMLPKLRRIPRIAILSNKQWYNAVVGWFSPMLFTTDVKVFDPSRAAAKQEAIAFASDIDGTANAPKQEPSIVLIPTDRDDLVAFEYHGHIRSEDLDVALVPLKERMDRNDQIDLLVRMDHFSGFDPSIMFKGGLLSLKMAALKKLRRYAIVGASDWMSGMAKMFDPLVGIEMKTFDVDQEDEAWTWISQSNGPSKTVST, via the coding sequence ATGACCAATCAAGCACTCACCCAAACGACCGTTGCCCACGTCGTCACCATCGAACTGTCGGGAATGTTGACGGTCGAGGACGTTCGCGACTTCACACGCAGAATCAACGCAGCGTTGAAACAGCACGATCGCATTGGCATTGTGGTTGACGTGACGCAGTGGTCTGACATGACCGCCGACGCCATCACTGCAGATGTCAAAGCCGAGTTCGCAATGTTGCCCAAGCTTCGTCGCATTCCACGAATTGCGATCTTGTCGAACAAGCAGTGGTACAACGCGGTCGTAGGTTGGTTCAGTCCAATGCTGTTCACCACAGACGTCAAAGTCTTCGATCCATCGCGGGCCGCGGCCAAGCAGGAAGCAATTGCCTTCGCTTCGGACATCGACGGCACTGCCAATGCGCCGAAGCAAGAGCCGTCGATCGTCTTGATCCCGACCGATCGGGATGATTTGGTGGCGTTTGAGTACCACGGGCATATCCGTAGCGAAGATTTGGACGTGGCTTTGGTGCCTTTGAAAGAACGCATGGACCGCAACGACCAAATTGATCTACTCGTTCGCATGGATCATTTTAGCGGATTTGATCCGTCGATCATGTTCAAGGGCGGACTGCTGTCGCTGAAGATGGCGGCTCTGAAGAAGCTGCGTCGCTACGCGATTGTCGGAGCGAGTGATTGGATGTCTGGCATGGCAAAGATGTTCGACCCATTGGTCGGCATCGAAATGAAAACTTTTGATGTTGATCAGGAGGACGAAGCATGGACTTGGATCAGCCAGTCCAATGGACCGTCCAAAACCGTTTCAACCTAG
- the lepB gene encoding signal peptidase I, which yields MNNKRSKTALISTFGLLIVSGLATVYAYANVDVYRMPVSSMKPTIEPGDKVQVDCQAYQSSEPKRWDVIAFKSPKDENRIWLFRIVGMPGEAISLGAAGVTIDGKLIVVPTSLDGIKYAESETGNDTVSYPFNIPEYEYFVLGDNPDKANDSRFWGTVSRDTIIGLVNP from the coding sequence ATGAACAATAAACGATCAAAAACAGCTCTGATCTCGACCTTTGGATTGCTCATTGTGAGCGGTCTGGCAACAGTCTACGCGTATGCCAACGTAGACGTGTACCGAATGCCAGTGTCATCCATGAAACCGACTATTGAGCCCGGTGACAAGGTGCAGGTGGATTGCCAGGCCTATCAATCGAGCGAGCCCAAGCGATGGGACGTGATCGCATTCAAGTCTCCAAAAGACGAAAATCGGATTTGGCTGTTTCGCATCGTGGGCATGCCCGGTGAGGCAATCTCTCTCGGAGCCGCTGGCGTCACCATCGACGGCAAACTGATTGTCGTGCCCACGAGCTTGGATGGAATCAAGTATGCCGAGAGCGAGACCGGAAACGATACAGTTTCCTATCCGTTCAATATTCCTGAATACGAGTACTTCGTCCTGGGAGACAACCCCGACAAAGCAAACGACAGCCGTTTCTGGGGAACCGTCTCTCGCGATACCATCATCGGTTTGGTGAATCCGTGA